The following are encoded together in the Nitrospira sp. genome:
- a CDS encoding nuclear transport factor 2 family protein: MKAFRCIAWISLALVITTVTTAAAEPSDPESAIRRLVRANAEKDLPTLSRMMAHDADIISYGIAGRKYIGWPELEQGMKEEFSNAQKLEIPIKELKVWTKGALAWYAMELDYIRYVTESTGLKRTVFPMRETGVLERRDGRWQLLSWHESFRSAQLSGPLASPSAGSSLYTIENGHAAPGIDLSGEWEIIEVEDDKRYKATFDKNGNGPYTQHGGRFTTSAISNRLWQGTWHQPDNDREGGFEVILSEDGTQAKGIWWYSRVGKQKNIPPREHGGTYHWEKVIP; encoded by the coding sequence ATGAAGGCTTTTCGATGTATCGCCTGGATAAGCCTGGCACTTGTCATCACCACCGTCACGACCGCAGCAGCAGAACCATCTGACCCAGAGTCGGCCATCCGACGGCTCGTCCGAGCCAATGCCGAGAAGGACTTACCGACGCTCTCTCGTATGATGGCCCACGACGCAGACATCATCAGTTATGGGATCGCCGGCCGAAAGTATATTGGCTGGCCTGAACTTGAACAAGGCATGAAGGAAGAGTTTTCTAACGCGCAGAAACTTGAGATTCCGATTAAAGAGCTGAAAGTTTGGACGAAAGGGGCTCTTGCTTGGTACGCCATGGAGCTCGACTATATTCGCTATGTGACTGAGAGTACTGGACTCAAGCGAACGGTGTTTCCGATGAGAGAAACCGGCGTACTGGAACGACGCGATGGCCGATGGCAACTATTATCGTGGCATGAATCCTTTCGATCCGCTCAGTTGAGTGGACCACTAGCCTCACCATCAGCTGGGTCCTCGCTATATACTATCGAGAATGGTCACGCCGCACCTGGTATTGATCTCAGTGGAGAATGGGAGATTATCGAGGTGGAGGATGACAAACGGTACAAAGCAACGTTCGATAAGAATGGGAATGGGCCGTACACCCAACATGGCGGTCGGTTCACGACCAGCGCGATCTCGAATCGCCTCTGGCAAGGGACCTGGCACCAACCAGACAATGATCGGGAGGGTGGATTTGAAGTCATCCTTTCAGAAGACGGTACTCAAGCCAAAGGGATCTGGTGGTACAGCAGAGTCGGAAAGCAGAAAAATATCCCACCGCGTGAACACGGAGGCACCTATCACTGGGAAAAAGTCATACCGTAG
- a CDS encoding inorganic pyrophosphatase: MKDSKGRKRGETGDQTDEARSGNDPFQRLLGLMFKAHPWHGVSIGQEAPDVVMAYIEIVPTDTVKYEVDKRSGFLKVDRPQRFSNCCPVYYGLIPQTYSGEQVAGIFAKRARRKGMVGDGDPLDICVLSEKSIPHSDILLTALPIGGLSLADGGEADDKIIAVMRDDAVYGNFTDIAQCPTALMDRLQHYFLTYKSAPGTTQHKVEITSVYGREEALKVIRASHADYRAQYPELSSLWPKQL; encoded by the coding sequence ATGAAGGACAGCAAGGGGCGGAAACGGGGAGAGACCGGCGATCAGACGGATGAAGCTCGGAGCGGGAACGACCCGTTTCAACGATTGCTCGGGCTCATGTTCAAGGCGCATCCGTGGCACGGCGTGTCGATCGGTCAGGAAGCTCCGGATGTCGTCATGGCCTATATCGAAATCGTTCCTACCGATACGGTTAAGTATGAAGTCGACAAGCGGAGCGGTTTTCTCAAAGTCGATCGACCGCAACGCTTTTCTAATTGTTGTCCGGTTTACTACGGCCTGATTCCGCAGACCTATTCCGGAGAACAGGTGGCCGGGATCTTCGCAAAACGAGCTCGTCGGAAGGGGATGGTCGGGGACGGTGATCCACTGGATATCTGTGTCTTATCCGAAAAAAGCATTCCCCATAGCGATATCTTATTAACGGCGCTCCCGATCGGTGGATTGAGTCTGGCCGACGGCGGAGAAGCCGACGATAAGATCATTGCCGTGATGCGGGACGACGCGGTGTACGGCAATTTCACAGACATTGCGCAATGTCCGACGGCACTGATGGATCGCCTGCAGCATTACTTTCTGACCTACAAGAGCGCGCCCGGGACGACTCAACATAAGGTGGAAATTACCAGTGTGTATGGCCGCGAGGAAGCACTCAAAGTGATTCGTGCGAGTCATGCCGACTACAGGGCTCAATATCCGGAACTCAGTTCCTTATGGCCGAAGCAGTTGTAA
- a CDS encoding hemerythrin domain-containing protein: protein MVPDGLEATGSITRALAEDHRRLERLLKAAVDSAGHVERESYDRFRAGLLRHIGIEEKILLPAAQRLRGGEPLPIAAKLRFDHGAIAALLMPTPTSGVLATLHVILEQHNLLEEGPEGVYQTCDVLLRDELSQLMAKLHAASEVSVLPCSDAPAVLGAVRRAVERAGFELSGDFPA from the coding sequence ATGGTGCCTGATGGGCTTGAAGCGACCGGCTCGATCACCAGGGCTCTCGCCGAAGACCACCGGCGACTTGAACGATTGCTGAAGGCAGCGGTGGATTCGGCCGGCCACGTGGAGCGCGAATCCTACGATCGCTTTCGAGCCGGCCTATTGCGCCACATTGGGATCGAGGAAAAGATTCTTCTCCCTGCGGCTCAGCGATTGCGTGGAGGAGAGCCGCTTCCTATTGCGGCAAAGCTCCGGTTTGATCACGGAGCGATTGCAGCCTTGCTCATGCCGACTCCCACGTCCGGTGTCTTGGCGACGCTGCACGTGATCCTTGAACAACATAACCTGCTCGAGGAAGGTCCGGAAGGTGTCTACCAGACTTGTGATGTGCTGTTGCGGGACGAGCTCAGCCAGTTGATGGCCAAACTTCATGCAGCCTCGGAGGTGAGCGTGCTGCCTTGTTCAGATGCTCCGGCAGTCCTGGGTGCAGTTCGTCGGGCAGTAGAGCGAGCCGGATTTGAGCTTTCCGGCGATTTCCCCGCATGA
- a CDS encoding peptide chain release factor 3 encodes MIPDTTLLSELAAAARQRRTFAIISHPDAGKTTLTEKLLLYSGLIRTAGMVRGRKGGKTTASDWMGMEQERGISITASAMQFPYKGAVINLLDTPGHQDFSEDTYRTLTAADSAIMVIDAAKGVETQTRKLFAVCRMRRIPVLTLINKMDLPGRPPLDLMTEVEQALNIHASAVNWPIGSGSDFVGIVTRADRQVQLFSKTMHGGAARVETDTLPFAELGSHSRVSEEMLAQVQHDLELLEIAGNPFTREQFLGGDVTPVFFASALTNFGIESFLDAFVELAPSPGARLADREDGSDLTVDPIDMPFSAYVFKLQANMNPKHRDSTAFLRVCSGRFERDMVVKHHRLGRDIRLARPHSLVAQERSTVEEAYPGDIIGIINPGVFAIGDTVSLTGGFNFKPLPQFQPEIFARLRPTDVGKRKAFDKGVSQMAQEGTVQIMRSLHDQEILIAAVGRLQFDVLQYRLRHEYRVETILDALPFSCSAWLDGNPSTFKSPSASMMVKDQRDRVVVLFGDQLMKTIARDRNPDHLLRDMG; translated from the coding sequence ATGATACCTGACACGACTCTGTTGAGTGAACTTGCGGCTGCGGCCAGGCAACGGCGCACCTTTGCCATCATCAGCCACCCGGATGCCGGGAAAACAACACTCACCGAAAAACTCCTGCTCTATTCCGGCCTGATCCGCACGGCCGGTATGGTGCGCGGACGCAAGGGCGGAAAGACGACAGCTTCCGATTGGATGGGGATGGAGCAGGAACGAGGCATCTCAATCACGGCGTCCGCGATGCAGTTTCCATACAAGGGTGCGGTTATCAATTTGCTCGACACGCCGGGGCACCAGGATTTTTCGGAAGATACCTATCGCACGCTGACTGCTGCGGATAGTGCCATCATGGTGATCGATGCAGCCAAGGGCGTGGAGACGCAAACCCGCAAACTTTTTGCCGTATGCCGCATGCGGCGGATTCCGGTCCTGACGTTGATCAACAAGATGGATCTGCCTGGACGTCCCCCCTTGGACCTCATGACGGAGGTCGAGCAGGCGTTGAATATTCACGCGAGCGCCGTCAACTGGCCGATCGGATCGGGCAGTGACTTCGTGGGCATTGTCACCAGAGCCGATCGTCAGGTGCAGTTGTTCAGCAAGACCATGCATGGTGGAGCAGCCAGGGTGGAGACGGATACGTTGCCCTTCGCAGAGCTGGGCTCACACAGCCGAGTCTCGGAGGAGATGTTGGCGCAGGTTCAGCATGATCTGGAGCTCTTGGAGATCGCCGGGAACCCGTTCACGCGGGAACAGTTTCTCGGCGGTGACGTGACTCCGGTCTTTTTTGCCTCTGCGCTCACGAACTTTGGGATTGAAAGTTTTCTCGATGCCTTTGTGGAGTTGGCCCCCAGCCCTGGTGCACGCTTGGCTGATCGAGAGGATGGGTCCGACTTGACGGTTGACCCGATTGATATGCCGTTCAGCGCCTATGTGTTCAAGCTGCAAGCCAATATGAATCCCAAGCATCGTGATAGTACGGCATTTCTTCGCGTGTGCTCAGGACGCTTCGAGCGCGATATGGTCGTAAAACATCATCGACTGGGTCGCGACATTCGCTTGGCACGGCCGCACAGTTTGGTGGCGCAAGAGCGGAGTACGGTCGAAGAGGCCTACCCGGGCGATATCATCGGGATTATTAACCCCGGGGTCTTCGCTATCGGAGATACCGTATCTCTAACCGGAGGTTTCAACTTTAAACCGCTGCCGCAGTTCCAACCTGAGATCTTTGCGCGCCTGCGACCGACGGATGTCGGGAAGCGAAAGGCTTTCGACAAGGGGGTCTCCCAGATGGCGCAGGAGGGGACCGTCCAAATTATGCGCAGTCTCCATGATCAGGAGATCTTGATTGCCGCGGTCGGTCGACTGCAGTTCGATGTATTGCAGTACCGGCTCCGCCACGAGTATCGCGTGGAAACTATTCTCGATGCGCTGCCGTTCAGCTGTAGCGCCTGGTTGGATGGAAATCCGTCCACTTTTAAATCACCGTCGGCGTCGATGATGGTGAAGGACCAACGAGATAGAGTCGTTGTGTTATTCGGCGACCAACTGATGAAGACCATTGCGCGCGATCGCAATCCTGACCATCTCCTGCGGGACATGGGATAG
- a CDS encoding aldehyde dehydrogenase family protein — MSTSHSALRDLGIQAVNSGGSTGNGWWSGRNDGTLLPSINPTTGEQIAGVYPCSLEDYQRIVKESVEAFRAWRMVPAPKRGEIVRLIGQALREKKDQLGTLVSLEVGKIKAEGDGEVQEMIDMADFVVGQSRMLYGATMQSERPAHRMSEQWHPLGPVGVITAFNFPVAVWAWNAFLAAIAGDTVIWKPSPKAPLCAVAVQQICNRVMQQQGYSGVFSLFIADQPALVEQMVQDEHLPLISFTGSVPVGRRVASLVGQRLGRTLLELSGNNAVIVDETADLNMAVRAIVFGAVGTAGQRCTTTRRLIVHESCYEELAGRLVKAYAQVPIGNPLEKEVLMGPLIDQVAVESYRAALDEIKKEGGEIIHGGRVLTRPGYFVEPTIVRAQNHWPVVQRETFAPILYVMTFTSMEDAIAMQNDVRQGLSSSLFSNDVRRSERFLSAAGSDCGIANINIGTSGAEIGGAFGGEKDTGGGREAGSDSWKAYMRRQTNTVNWGTDLPLAQGIKFGS, encoded by the coding sequence ATGAGCACGAGTCATTCCGCATTGAGGGACCTTGGCATCCAAGCCGTCAACTCAGGTGGAAGTACCGGTAATGGCTGGTGGTCTGGTCGCAATGACGGGACCCTGCTCCCTTCGATTAACCCCACGACCGGAGAACAGATCGCCGGTGTCTACCCCTGTTCGCTAGAAGATTACCAACGCATCGTGAAAGAATCGGTTGAGGCATTTCGAGCCTGGCGCATGGTGCCAGCTCCTAAGCGAGGGGAGATTGTCCGTCTGATCGGCCAAGCTCTCAGGGAGAAGAAGGACCAGTTGGGCACCTTGGTGTCCTTGGAAGTCGGAAAGATCAAAGCTGAGGGTGACGGGGAAGTGCAAGAGATGATCGATATGGCTGATTTCGTCGTCGGCCAGTCTCGCATGCTGTACGGTGCCACGATGCAGTCGGAACGACCGGCCCACCGCATGAGCGAGCAGTGGCATCCGCTCGGTCCGGTGGGTGTGATCACGGCATTCAATTTTCCCGTGGCAGTCTGGGCCTGGAATGCGTTTCTAGCCGCAATCGCAGGAGATACCGTGATTTGGAAACCCTCGCCGAAGGCTCCCCTCTGCGCCGTGGCTGTCCAACAGATCTGCAATCGTGTGATGCAACAACAGGGGTATTCCGGTGTTTTTTCGCTCTTCATCGCCGATCAACCGGCGCTGGTGGAACAGATGGTTCAGGATGAGCACCTCCCGCTCATCTCCTTTACCGGCTCGGTACCGGTTGGTCGACGCGTCGCATCGCTGGTCGGACAGCGGTTAGGCCGAACCCTCCTTGAACTGAGCGGCAACAATGCCGTTATCGTCGATGAGACCGCCGATCTCAATATGGCAGTCCGCGCGATTGTGTTCGGAGCCGTCGGAACCGCCGGGCAGCGCTGCACAACAACAAGACGTCTGATCGTGCACGAATCATGCTATGAGGAATTAGCCGGCAGGCTCGTCAAAGCCTATGCGCAAGTGCCGATCGGCAATCCTCTGGAAAAAGAGGTGCTCATGGGACCGCTCATCGACCAGGTGGCGGTAGAAAGCTATCGGGCTGCTCTCGATGAGATCAAGAAAGAGGGCGGAGAGATCATCCACGGAGGGCGTGTGCTGACCCGCCCCGGCTACTTCGTTGAACCGACGATCGTGCGGGCGCAAAACCATTGGCCGGTCGTACAACGTGAAACCTTTGCGCCCATTCTCTATGTAATGACGTTCACGTCGATGGAAGACGCCATCGCAATGCAAAATGACGTCCGGCAAGGACTGTCCTCCTCGCTGTTCTCCAACGATGTGCGTCGGAGTGAGCGTTTTCTCTCGGCTGCGGGCAGCGATTGTGGGATCGCCAATATCAATATCGGCACATCCGGAGCCGAGATCGGTGGTGCGTTCGGCGGAGAAAAAGACACCGGCGGGGGCCGAGAGGCAGGATCGGACTCCTGGAAGGCCTATATGCGCCGCCAAACCAACACGGTTAATTGGGGAACGGATTTACCGCTGGCCCAAGGCATTAAGTTCGGATCGTGA
- a CDS encoding saccharopine dehydrogenase NADP-binding domain-containing protein, translating into MHRVLVLGAGKIGSLIACLLNQCGRYEVHLGDMTLDAPTHLVDNLKLERVIPCLLDVRHPDAVSSYLSTHRFDAILSSLPYFCNPTVAGLALTHHLHYFDLTEDVEVTNQIKVLSAGATHAFMPQCGLAPGFISIVAHELMTHFDTLDTVKMRVGALPVHPSNALKYSLTWSTDGLINEYGNVCYGIEEGEKVPLQPLEGYETIELDGLLYEAFNTSGGLGTLADSYAGKVRTMNYKTLRYPGHCEKIHLLMKDLKLNEDRDTLKRVLERAVPQTLQDVVLIYASVTGTNRDGFFEENYVKKVYPQCIKGKLWSAIQVTTASSVCCVMDLVLNHPEQYHGFITQESVLLKHFLDNELGGCFR; encoded by the coding sequence ATGCATCGCGTGCTCGTCCTTGGTGCCGGCAAGATCGGTTCTCTCATTGCCTGTCTCCTCAACCAGTGCGGTCGGTACGAAGTTCATCTCGGAGACATGACCCTAGATGCACCGACCCACCTCGTCGACAATCTCAAGCTGGAGCGAGTGATACCCTGTCTCCTGGATGTACGACACCCGGACGCAGTCAGCAGCTACCTTTCCACCCATCGGTTTGATGCCATTCTGTCGAGCCTCCCCTATTTTTGTAACCCCACGGTTGCCGGCCTGGCCTTAACCCATCACCTGCACTACTTCGACCTGACGGAAGATGTCGAAGTCACCAACCAGATCAAAGTGTTGAGCGCAGGAGCCACCCATGCCTTTATGCCGCAATGCGGTCTGGCACCGGGATTCATCAGTATCGTGGCCCACGAACTGATGACCCATTTTGACACGTTGGATACGGTCAAGATGCGTGTCGGTGCGCTGCCGGTACATCCCAGCAATGCGCTCAAGTATTCGCTGACCTGGTCGACGGATGGACTGATCAATGAATACGGCAATGTCTGCTATGGAATCGAAGAAGGCGAGAAAGTCCCGCTCCAGCCGCTCGAAGGCTACGAAACCATCGAGCTCGACGGTCTCCTTTATGAAGCGTTCAATACCTCAGGCGGACTCGGTACGTTGGCCGATAGTTATGCCGGCAAAGTCCGCACGATGAATTACAAGACGCTCCGGTACCCGGGCCATTGTGAAAAAATTCACCTCTTAATGAAAGACCTCAAGCTCAACGAAGACCGGGACACCTTGAAGCGTGTGCTCGAACGGGCCGTGCCGCAGACGCTGCAAGATGTCGTCTTGATCTACGCGTCGGTCACCGGCACGAATAGAGATGGCTTCTTCGAAGAAAACTACGTGAAGAAAGTGTACCCGCAGTGCATCAAGGGCAAACTCTGGTCGGCCATCCAAGTCACAACGGCATCCAGTGTCTGCTGCGTCATGGACCTTGTCTTGAACCATCCTGAGCAGTACCATGGATTCATCACTCAGGAATCCGTCTTATTAAAACACTTCTTGGACAATGAATTGGGAGGTTGCTTTCGATGA
- a CDS encoding AraC family transcriptional regulator — protein sequence MDVLSEVLKAVKLDGAVFFNGEFSAPWCTREPDSRTMASYLPSKPKHVFIFHLVTEGQCYYRDEEGARAVPLVAGDIVILPHGNTHLMGNGLPVTPIDNALHLQQIFAEGRIFSQLGGGGETTKLVCGYLTCDLQLNHVFLAGLPPIIKVHIRDSPSGQWLEDTFRYSVDHVEASGPGGAAVIAKLSEVLFVETLRRYIAQLPQTQTGWLAGVRDPDVGKALALLHKRPGHPWTIALLANEIGVSRSVLADRFRHYLSDTPIGYLTRWRLQLAAQVLTSSAKSVAEVAGEVGYESEPSFNRAFKREFGIPPARFRSQTRHAHQKT from the coding sequence ATGGATGTGCTCTCAGAAGTGCTGAAGGCCGTGAAACTCGACGGCGCAGTTTTCTTTAACGGGGAATTTTCGGCTCCGTGGTGTACGCGTGAACCTGACTCACGTACGATGGCCTCCTATTTGCCATCCAAGCCTAAACACGTGTTCATCTTCCACCTCGTCACCGAAGGACAATGCTATTATCGGGACGAAGAAGGCGCCCGTGCTGTGCCCTTGGTAGCCGGCGATATCGTCATCCTTCCGCATGGGAATACACACCTCATGGGCAACGGTCTCCCTGTCACTCCAATCGACAACGCGCTCCACCTGCAACAGATCTTCGCCGAAGGCCGTATCTTCTCCCAATTGGGCGGTGGAGGAGAGACGACGAAACTCGTCTGCGGGTACCTGACCTGTGACCTGCAACTCAACCATGTCTTCTTGGCCGGACTTCCGCCGATTATCAAGGTCCATATTCGTGACAGCCCATCTGGACAGTGGCTTGAAGATACCTTCAGATATTCAGTCGATCACGTGGAGGCCTCCGGACCAGGCGGAGCCGCGGTCATTGCAAAATTGTCTGAAGTGTTGTTCGTGGAAACATTACGGCGCTACATCGCCCAACTGCCGCAGACACAGACAGGCTGGCTTGCCGGCGTGCGAGATCCAGACGTAGGAAAGGCGTTGGCACTCTTGCACAAGCGACCAGGACACCCCTGGACAATCGCTTTGCTGGCGAATGAGATTGGTGTGTCTCGCTCCGTGTTGGCCGATCGATTTCGACATTATCTATCCGACACTCCGATAGGATACCTCACGCGCTGGCGGTTGCAGCTCGCCGCTCAAGTCTTGACGTCCAGCGCCAAGAGCGTGGCCGAAGTAGCGGGAGAGGTGGGATATGAATCGGAGCCATCCTTCAACCGCGCTTTCAAGCGCGAGTTCGGGATTCCACCAGCTCGATTCCGCAGCCAAACAAGGCACGCTCACCAGAAAACTTAG
- a CDS encoding methyltransferase domain-containing protein, with amino-acid sequence MTSATIAEIDGVKARLKLIWTAGDYDRFSRFMEGGAREFYERLNIAPGCRLLDVACGSGQLALMAAKDGIEVTGVDIAGNLVGRARSRAQAEGLRACFEEADAEALPFDDASFDVVASLIGAMFAPRPQVVAQELLRVCVPGGTIAMANWTPQGFIGQMFKTVAKFIAPSGMPSPVLWGDEQTVRERLGHGLSELGLTKRQYLFSYPFSPSEVVEVFRLYYGPTNRAFALLDAEGQAQLRHELEALWAANNRGGTDCTTVFAEYLEVIGVRN; translated from the coding sequence ATGACGAGCGCAACGATTGCAGAAATAGACGGTGTAAAAGCTCGGCTCAAATTGATCTGGACGGCGGGAGACTATGATCGCTTCTCGCGATTCATGGAAGGCGGTGCACGCGAGTTCTACGAACGTCTGAATATAGCGCCGGGATGCCGGTTGCTGGACGTCGCCTGTGGGTCAGGTCAATTGGCACTGATGGCGGCGAAGGATGGCATTGAGGTGACGGGCGTGGATATCGCAGGTAACTTAGTGGGGCGAGCACGGAGTCGTGCGCAGGCGGAGGGGCTGAGAGCTTGTTTCGAGGAGGCTGATGCCGAGGCGCTTCCGTTTGACGACGCGAGTTTCGACGTGGTGGCCAGCCTGATCGGTGCGATGTTTGCCCCGCGACCTCAGGTAGTTGCCCAAGAATTGCTTCGTGTCTGCGTACCGGGCGGCACCATTGCGATGGCCAATTGGACCCCGCAGGGATTCATTGGGCAAATGTTCAAGACGGTTGCGAAGTTCATTGCACCGTCCGGTATGCCGTCGCCAGTTCTGTGGGGTGACGAGCAGACCGTTCGCGAACGGCTTGGGCACGGACTCTCGGAACTCGGCCTGACGAAACGGCAGTATCTCTTTAGCTATCCTTTTTCACCATCCGAAGTCGTGGAAGTGTTTCGTCTGTATTATGGGCCGACCAATCGGGCATTCGCGTTGCTTGACGCCGAGGGGCAAGCCCAATTGCGGCACGAGCTGGAAGCACTCTGGGCGGCGAACAATCGAGGTGGGACGGACTGTACGACCGTCTTTGCCGAATATCTAGAAGTCATTGGAGTCAGAAATTAA
- a CDS encoding tetratricopeptide repeat protein, with amino-acid sequence MKFPRIIGFTAAVLLTCAAYSSATESTVAPPPNLSVTVPLYTDLGAHHKRISTRVSATQQYFDQGLRLVYGFNHAEAIRSFTRAAELDPTCAMCYWGIALAHGPHVNAPMDSASGVAAYAAVQKALSLKSHATAPERVYIEALAQRYEEDPPTDRARLDISYSRAMGKVVKTYPKDLDAATLYAESLMDLRPWNYWRPDRTPYPGTQEIVHQLRSVLTRNPNHPGACHYYIHAVEAVNPKAAVPCAERLAQLMPGEGHMVHMPAHIYIRVGRWNDAIQANHHAIHSDEVFIEGQHPMGVYPLAYYPHNIHFLAFASTMAGRSAQAIEAANTLTSKVNLDAARQVGLLQEMLPYHVLTLTTFGKWDEILAAPLPPEDIRFSSAMAHYARGVAHAAKAEWAEAQEALDRVTAGDAATPEGAEGKTALSIAVHALSGEIATRRGDLDMGITHFKEAAKIEDAGLYFEPPKWYYPIRHSLGAVLLKAGQYAEAEKVYREDLRRFPENGWSLFGLAQALRAQGKESDAVAEEARFRRAWVDTDVTLTASRF; translated from the coding sequence ATGAAATTCCCTCGCATCATCGGATTTACTGCGGCTGTTCTGCTCACCTGTGCCGCGTACAGTTCGGCTACAGAATCGACGGTCGCGCCGCCGCCGAATCTTTCTGTCACGGTCCCCCTCTATACGGACCTCGGAGCTCACCACAAACGTATCTCTACTCGAGTCTCGGCCACACAGCAGTATTTCGACCAGGGGCTGCGACTTGTCTACGGATTCAATCATGCGGAAGCGATTCGCTCGTTCACGCGCGCTGCGGAACTCGATCCCACGTGCGCCATGTGCTACTGGGGAATCGCACTGGCCCATGGACCGCACGTCAACGCGCCTATGGATTCGGCGAGCGGCGTCGCAGCGTATGCGGCGGTGCAGAAGGCGTTGTCGCTCAAGTCCCACGCCACGGCACCTGAGCGTGTCTATATCGAGGCGCTCGCACAGCGTTACGAGGAAGACCCACCGACCGATAGAGCCCGGCTCGACATCTCGTATTCGCGCGCGATGGGAAAAGTCGTCAAGACCTATCCCAAGGACCTCGATGCCGCAACGCTGTATGCCGAATCGCTGATGGACCTTCGCCCTTGGAATTACTGGCGGCCTGACAGGACTCCATACCCTGGCACACAGGAGATCGTCCACCAGCTCAGGAGCGTTCTCACGCGCAACCCCAATCATCCCGGCGCATGTCATTACTACATCCATGCGGTCGAAGCGGTGAATCCAAAGGCTGCGGTGCCATGCGCCGAACGGCTTGCTCAACTCATGCCGGGAGAAGGGCACATGGTTCACATGCCCGCGCATATCTACATCCGCGTCGGACGGTGGAACGACGCCATACAGGCCAACCATCACGCGATCCACTCCGACGAGGTGTTCATCGAGGGACAGCACCCAATGGGCGTCTATCCGCTCGCATACTACCCGCACAACATCCACTTCCTTGCCTTTGCCTCCACGATGGCGGGCCGCAGTGCGCAGGCAATCGAGGCTGCTAATACACTGACCTCCAAGGTGAACCTCGACGCTGCACGCCAGGTCGGACTTCTTCAAGAAATGCTGCCGTACCATGTGTTGACGCTCACGACGTTCGGCAAATGGGATGAGATCCTGGCCGCACCGCTTCCACCTGAAGACATCCGCTTCTCCTCCGCCATGGCGCACTACGCGCGTGGCGTGGCGCATGCCGCCAAAGCAGAGTGGGCAGAGGCACAAGAAGCACTCGACCGGGTAACGGCGGGTGATGCCGCGACGCCCGAAGGGGCGGAAGGCAAGACGGCGCTCTCGATCGCTGTGCACGCCCTGTCCGGTGAGATTGCGACTCGCCGTGGCGATCTCGACATGGGCATCACTCACTTCAAGGAAGCAGCCAAGATTGAAGATGCAGGACTCTACTTCGAGCCGCCCAAGTGGTATTACCCAATCCGACACTCGCTCGGCGCCGTGCTGCTGAAGGCCGGGCAGTATGCAGAGGCGGAAAAGGTCTATCGCGAGGATCTCCGTCGATTCCCAGAGAATGGCTGGTCCCTCTTTGGGCTTGCGCAGGCTCTCCGTGCTCAGGGGAAAGAGAGTGATGCGGTTGCCGAGGAAGCGCGCTTCCGTCGTGCCTGGGTAGACACAGACGTGACGCTGACGGCATCGAGGTTTTAG
- a CDS encoding HNH nuclease family protein, protein MIESRMVRSHYEPPYRARALKLLPWICAHCGREFDGKKLNQLTVHHKDHNHQNNPPDGSNWELLCLYCHDNEHQREHIGSESNDSSSNREPERPFTPFAQLANLRNRHTAD, encoded by the coding sequence ATGATAGAGAGTCGCATGGTACGGAGCCACTACGAGCCCCCCTACCGAGCACGCGCCTTGAAATTACTCCCCTGGATCTGTGCGCACTGCGGACGAGAATTTGACGGCAAGAAGCTGAACCAGCTCACGGTCCATCACAAGGACCACAACCATCAGAACAATCCCCCAGACGGCAGCAACTGGGAGTTGCTCTGCCTCTACTGTCATGACAACGAGCATCAGCGTGAGCACATAGGTAGCGAGTCGAACGACTCTTCGTCGAACCGTGAACCAGAACGCCCCTTCACACCTTTCGCTCAGCTCGCCAACCTGCGCAACCGTCACACTGCAGACTGA